A genomic region of Pirellulales bacterium contains the following coding sequences:
- a CDS encoding FHA domain-containing protein: MFQAWRLKVREAEEALRDGRLEEASRLLNERGLLEFLPAKRLMAKVAQEMAERAEKRFATGATMAGWQDLLAAEQLGGEHAEVARLKQQFVEAGMREAEAYLKAGEPAAAMARLEALHRQGAGGREFRLVREAAAKVLAAQGHCQTGQFAKAEEEIAAALVLRPDWQVLAEIRKACLARGASVRRLVEQLHSALTKEDWTLGLAHAEAILDISPEHVAALDARRRAWAVVGACLSPSPAGVAAQLGIQRTPLGHAAQDAQMVAIEEDPSVGETPSPRFLLWVDGVGGYLVCQGDVVSLGQPVQGSYVDVPVLADISRLHAKIRRDGESYVIEPGRTTHVDGRAVDHATLLVDGSQIELGDGVKMRFRIPNPLSRTARLEFISHHRTLPRTDCVLLMAESCILGPGSTSHIVCRDWPQDVVLFPQGGTLHCRTAGRFEVDSVAVEDRTTITRSSQIVGEDFSLSLENV, encoded by the coding sequence ATGTTCCAAGCGTGGCGACTCAAAGTGCGAGAGGCCGAAGAGGCGCTGCGCGACGGCCGCCTGGAAGAAGCCAGTCGGTTATTGAACGAGCGGGGATTGCTCGAATTTCTGCCCGCCAAGCGACTCATGGCCAAAGTGGCGCAAGAAATGGCCGAGCGTGCTGAAAAAAGATTCGCGACAGGTGCCACGATGGCTGGCTGGCAGGACCTTTTGGCGGCCGAGCAGCTGGGAGGGGAACATGCCGAGGTAGCGCGGCTAAAACAGCAATTCGTCGAAGCCGGAATGCGCGAAGCCGAAGCCTATTTAAAGGCAGGTGAGCCCGCCGCGGCGATGGCCCGTCTCGAGGCGCTCCATCGCCAGGGGGCGGGGGGGCGCGAGTTTCGCCTGGTGCGTGAAGCTGCCGCCAAGGTACTTGCTGCCCAAGGCCATTGCCAAACGGGCCAGTTTGCCAAAGCTGAAGAGGAAATCGCTGCCGCGCTCGTCTTACGGCCGGATTGGCAAGTATTAGCCGAGATTCGAAAGGCCTGCCTGGCGCGGGGGGCCAGTGTCCGTCGTTTGGTGGAGCAGTTGCACTCAGCGCTCACAAAAGAAGATTGGACACTTGGATTGGCCCACGCCGAGGCGATACTAGACATCAGCCCAGAACACGTCGCGGCATTGGATGCCCGTCGACGGGCGTGGGCTGTAGTCGGTGCGTGCTTGTCGCCGTCGCCGGCTGGCGTGGCTGCGCAGTTGGGCATTCAGCGCACTCCACTCGGTCACGCGGCGCAAGATGCTCAAATGGTTGCCATTGAAGAAGATCCGTCAGTGGGCGAAACACCCTCTCCAAGATTTCTGTTGTGGGTAGACGGGGTCGGAGGCTATTTGGTTTGCCAGGGAGATGTGGTCTCGCTGGGCCAGCCGGTACAGGGCAGCTACGTTGATGTGCCCGTGTTGGCTGACATATCGCGATTGCATGCGAAAATTCGCCGCGACGGTGAGAGCTACGTGATCGAGCCGGGCCGCACAACACACGTTGACGGCCGAGCCGTCGATCACGCGACGTTACTCGTCGACGGCAGCCAGATCGAACTGGGGGATGGCGTGAAGATGCGCTTCCGCATCCCCAACCCGTTAAGCCGCACGGCGCGGCTGGAGTTTATCAGTCACCATCGAACATTGCCCAGGACCGATTGCGTGTTGTTAATGGCCGAGTCGTGCATTTTGGGGCCGGGCAGCACGTCGCACATCGTTTGCCGGGACTGGCCACAGGACGTAGTTTTGTTTCCTCAGGGAGGCACCCTGCATTGCCGCACCGCCGGTCGTTTCGAGGTGGATAGTGTGGCGGTCGAGGATCGGACGACGATCACCAGATCGTCGCAAATCGTGGGCGAGGATTTTTCGCTGAGCTTGGAGAATGTTTGA